The Perca fluviatilis chromosome 24, GENO_Pfluv_1.0, whole genome shotgun sequence genome has a window encoding:
- the LOC120554192 gene encoding double-stranded RNA-specific editase 1-like isoform X2, whose amino-acid sequence MVLLPDATAVCCVIVRRCRGGRRRRKRRCERRGRVGDRLPPNQRRLLTIDRDKVKSMSSRRTDVKENRNSDNLFSKEGVAADATQLPNGSAGGGRKRKRPLEEGNNGHAHSKYRPKKRKKVTGPILPKNALMQLNELKQGLQYKLLSQTGPVHAPVFAMTVEVNGLLFEGSGPTKKKAKLNAAEKALRSFVQFPNASEAHMAMGRSLSGHTDFTSDQAELPHMLFNAFETSSPVDDPFYLASNSSFGIKYPLLPSPVPPLPQHPMGAPLPPHPMGAPLPPHPIGAPLPPAPSAFMSPTSSKNPVMILNELRPGLKYDFVSEIGVSHGKNFVMSVTVDAQNFQGSGRNKRLAKVRAAQAALFSLFNMQLDQAPSRQPIPREGLQLHLPQVLADAVSRLVVEKFSDLTEDFTAPHAQRKVLAGAVMTTGTDVKEAQVICVTTGTKCINGEYMSDRGLALNDCHAEVLARRSLVRFLYLQLEHFLSDQEEEQQKSIFSQCEHRRGFRLKENVQFHLYISTSPCGDARIFSPHEAAMEDQGDRHPNRKARGQLRTKIESGEGTIPVRSSNPIQTWDGVLQGERLLTMSCSDKIARWNVVGLQGSLMSYFTEAVYFSSIILGSLYHADHCSRAMYQRITEIQDLPQSFSLNRPLLSVKGLNSSSTAGLQESRTRRLVSREKLLTSA is encoded by the exons ATGGTTCTGCTGCCGGACGCCACTGCCGTCTGCTGTGTGATCGTCCGCCGCTGCCGGGGGgggcggaggaggaggaagagacgCTGTGAGCGCAGAG GTCGAGTGGGAGATCGGCTACCTCCAAACCAACGGAGGCTCCTCACCATAGACAGGGACAAAGTTAAAAGCATGA GTTCACGGCGCACAGATGTTAAGGAAAATCGGAACTCGGACAACCTCTTCTCCAAAGAGGGGGTTGCAGCTGACGCTACTCAGCTCCCCAATGGGAGTGCTGGGGGAGGAAGGAAAAGGAAACGTCCCTTAGAGGAGGGCAATAACGGGCATGCCCATTCCAAGTACAGGCCCAAGAAGCGTAAGAAAGTCACTGGGCCCATTCTGCCTAAGAATGCCCTAATGCAGCTAAATGAGCTCAAGCAAGGGCTGCAGTACAAACTGCTCTCTCAGACCGGGCCGGTCCATGCGCCCGTCTTCGCGATGACCGTAGAGGTCAACGGGCTGCTCTTCGAGGGTTCTGGTCCTACGAAGAAGAAGGCCAAGCTGAACGCAGCGGAGAAGGCCCTGCGCTCCTTCGTGCAGTTCCCCAACGCATCCGAAGCGCACATGGCCATGGGCCGGTCTCTGTCTGGTCACACAGACTTCACCTCGGACCAGGCGGAACTTCCTCACATGCTCTTCAACGCCTTTGAGACATCCAGTCCCGTAGATGACCCGTTTTACCTCGCATCCAACAGCTCTTTCGGAATCAAGTACCCATTGCTACCCTCCCCTGTCCCACCTTTACCCCAACACCCTATGGGGGCACCCTTACCCCCACACCCTATGGGTGCACCCTTACCCCCACACCCTATCGGGGCACCCTTACCCCCAGCCCCATCCGCCTTCATGTCCCCTACAAGCAGCAAGAACCCTGTCATGATCCTGAATGAGTTGCGGCCGGGCCTAAAGTATGACTTTGTGTCAGAGATCGGGGTGAGCCACGGCAAGAACTTTGTCATGTCCGTGACCGTAGATGCGCAGAACTTCCAGGGTTCTGGGCGGAACAAAAGGCTGGCCAAGGTCCGGGCTGCACAGGCGGCTCTGTTTTCTCTGTTTAACATGCAGCTGGATCAGGCTCCGTCCAGACAGCCGATACCCAGAGAAGGACTGCAGCTTCACCTGCCACAG GTCCTGGCAGACGCCGTCTCTCGTCTGGTCGTCGAAAAGTTCAGCGACCTCACCGAGGACTTCACGGCTCCACACGCTCAACGGAAAGTTCTGGCTGGTGCCGTCATGACAACGG GCACAGATGTGAAGGAGGCTCAGGTGATCTGCGTTACCACGGGAACAAAGTGCATCAACGGGGAATACATGAGCGACAGAGGTTTGGCCCTCAACGACTGCCACGCTGAGGTTTTGGCTCGCCGCTCGCTCGTCCGGTTCCTGTACTTGCAGCTGGAGCATTTCCTCAG TGACcaggaagaggagcagcagaAGTCCATCTTCAGCCAGTGTGAACACAGACGAGGTTTTAGACTGAAGGAAAACGTTCAGTTCCACCTTTACATCAGCACATCGCCCTGCGGAGACGCCCGCATCTTCTCTCCGCATGAAGCCGCCATGGAGG ATCAGGGTGATAGACACCCAAACAGAAAGGCCCGCGGGCAGCTGCGCACTAAGATCGAGTCTGGTGAAGGAACCATCCCAGTCCGCTCCAGTAACCCCATTCAGACGTGGGACGGGGTTCTCCAGGGCGAGAGGCTGCTCACCATGTCCTGCAGTGACAAGATAGCCAg GTGGAACGTGGTTGGACTACAAGGCTCTCTGATGAGCTACTTCACCGAGGCCGTCTACTTCTCCAGCATCATCCTGGGCAGCCTGTACCATGCAGACCACTGCTCCAGAGCCATGTACCAGAGGATCACCGAGATCCAGGACCTGCCGCAGTCCTTCAGCCTCAACAGACCGCTGCTCAGCG taaagggtCTGAATAGCTCTTCCACCGCTGGCCTACAGGAATCACGAACACGGAGGCTCGTCAGCCGGGAAAAGCTCCTAACATCAGCATGA
- the LOC120554192 gene encoding double-stranded RNA-specific editase 1-like isoform X1: MVLLPDATAVCCVIVRRCRGGRRRRKRRCERRGRVGDRLPPNQRRLLTIDRDKVKSMSSRRTDVKENRNSDNLFSKEGVAADATQLPNGSAGGGRKRKRPLEEGNNGHAHSKYRPKKRKKVTGPILPKNALMQLNELKQGLQYKLLSQTGPVHAPVFAMTVEVNGLLFEGSGPTKKKAKLNAAEKALRSFVQFPNASEAHMAMGRSLSGHTDFTSDQAELPHMLFNAFETSSPVDDPFYLASNSSFGIKYPLLPSPVPPLPQHPMGAPLPPHPMGAPLPPHPIGAPLPPAPSAFMSPTSSKNPVMILNELRPGLKYDFVSEIGVSHGKNFVMSVTVDAQNFQGSGRNKRLAKVRAAQAALFSLFNMQLDQAPSRQPIPREGLQLHLPQVLADAVSRLVVEKFSDLTEDFTAPHAQRKVLAGAVMTTGTDVKEAQVICVTTGTKCINGEYMSDRGLALNDCHAEVLARRSLVRFLYLQLEHFLSDQEEEQQKSIFSQCEHRRGFRLKENVQFHLYISTSPCGDARIFSPHEAAMEDQGDRHPNRKARGQLRTKIESGEGTIPVRSSNPIQTWDGVLQGERLLTMSCSDKIARWNVVGLQGSLMSYFTEAVYFSSIILGSLYHADHCSRAMYQRITEIQDLPQSFSLNRPLLSGITNTEARQPGKAPNISMNWTLGDPGLEVINATTGKDDLGRPSRLCKHALFSRWMRLHCKLSSSLRIRTLRPGSYQEAKASAAEYHSAKQTLFRAFHTAGLGTWVKKPVETDQFALAD; the protein is encoded by the exons ATGGTTCTGCTGCCGGACGCCACTGCCGTCTGCTGTGTGATCGTCCGCCGCTGCCGGGGGgggcggaggaggaggaagagacgCTGTGAGCGCAGAG GTCGAGTGGGAGATCGGCTACCTCCAAACCAACGGAGGCTCCTCACCATAGACAGGGACAAAGTTAAAAGCATGA GTTCACGGCGCACAGATGTTAAGGAAAATCGGAACTCGGACAACCTCTTCTCCAAAGAGGGGGTTGCAGCTGACGCTACTCAGCTCCCCAATGGGAGTGCTGGGGGAGGAAGGAAAAGGAAACGTCCCTTAGAGGAGGGCAATAACGGGCATGCCCATTCCAAGTACAGGCCCAAGAAGCGTAAGAAAGTCACTGGGCCCATTCTGCCTAAGAATGCCCTAATGCAGCTAAATGAGCTCAAGCAAGGGCTGCAGTACAAACTGCTCTCTCAGACCGGGCCGGTCCATGCGCCCGTCTTCGCGATGACCGTAGAGGTCAACGGGCTGCTCTTCGAGGGTTCTGGTCCTACGAAGAAGAAGGCCAAGCTGAACGCAGCGGAGAAGGCCCTGCGCTCCTTCGTGCAGTTCCCCAACGCATCCGAAGCGCACATGGCCATGGGCCGGTCTCTGTCTGGTCACACAGACTTCACCTCGGACCAGGCGGAACTTCCTCACATGCTCTTCAACGCCTTTGAGACATCCAGTCCCGTAGATGACCCGTTTTACCTCGCATCCAACAGCTCTTTCGGAATCAAGTACCCATTGCTACCCTCCCCTGTCCCACCTTTACCCCAACACCCTATGGGGGCACCCTTACCCCCACACCCTATGGGTGCACCCTTACCCCCACACCCTATCGGGGCACCCTTACCCCCAGCCCCATCCGCCTTCATGTCCCCTACAAGCAGCAAGAACCCTGTCATGATCCTGAATGAGTTGCGGCCGGGCCTAAAGTATGACTTTGTGTCAGAGATCGGGGTGAGCCACGGCAAGAACTTTGTCATGTCCGTGACCGTAGATGCGCAGAACTTCCAGGGTTCTGGGCGGAACAAAAGGCTGGCCAAGGTCCGGGCTGCACAGGCGGCTCTGTTTTCTCTGTTTAACATGCAGCTGGATCAGGCTCCGTCCAGACAGCCGATACCCAGAGAAGGACTGCAGCTTCACCTGCCACAG GTCCTGGCAGACGCCGTCTCTCGTCTGGTCGTCGAAAAGTTCAGCGACCTCACCGAGGACTTCACGGCTCCACACGCTCAACGGAAAGTTCTGGCTGGTGCCGTCATGACAACGG GCACAGATGTGAAGGAGGCTCAGGTGATCTGCGTTACCACGGGAACAAAGTGCATCAACGGGGAATACATGAGCGACAGAGGTTTGGCCCTCAACGACTGCCACGCTGAGGTTTTGGCTCGCCGCTCGCTCGTCCGGTTCCTGTACTTGCAGCTGGAGCATTTCCTCAG TGACcaggaagaggagcagcagaAGTCCATCTTCAGCCAGTGTGAACACAGACGAGGTTTTAGACTGAAGGAAAACGTTCAGTTCCACCTTTACATCAGCACATCGCCCTGCGGAGACGCCCGCATCTTCTCTCCGCATGAAGCCGCCATGGAGG ATCAGGGTGATAGACACCCAAACAGAAAGGCCCGCGGGCAGCTGCGCACTAAGATCGAGTCTGGTGAAGGAACCATCCCAGTCCGCTCCAGTAACCCCATTCAGACGTGGGACGGGGTTCTCCAGGGCGAGAGGCTGCTCACCATGTCCTGCAGTGACAAGATAGCCAg GTGGAACGTGGTTGGACTACAAGGCTCTCTGATGAGCTACTTCACCGAGGCCGTCTACTTCTCCAGCATCATCCTGGGCAGCCTGTACCATGCAGACCACTGCTCCAGAGCCATGTACCAGAGGATCACCGAGATCCAGGACCTGCCGCAGTCCTTCAGCCTCAACAGACCGCTGCTCAGCG GAATCACGAACACGGAGGCTCGTCAGCCGGGAAAAGCTCCTAACATCAGCATGAACTGGACGCTGGGAGACCCAGGCTTGGAGGTGATCAATGCCACCACGGGAAAAGATGATCTGGGCCGACCCTCGCGGCTCTGCAAACACGCTCTGTTCAGCCGCTGGATGCGCCTCCACTGCAAG CTGTCATCCAGCCTGCGGATCCGAACACTGCGACCTGGCAGCTACCAGGAGGCCAAGGCGTCAGCGGCAGAGTACCACAGCGCCAAGCAGACACTCTTCAGAGCTTTCCACACAGCCGGGCTGGGCACCTGGGTGAAGAAACCCGTAGAGACGGACCAGTTTGCTCTCGCTGACTGA
- the dhrsx gene encoding dehydrogenase/reductase SDR family member on chromosome X isoform X4: MWLLSVLLPLLKLYFCGVKVLLYQTFNRAFTLPVLPRQDGRVAMVTGGTRGMGYETAKHLAKLGMHVVIGNKREEGAAAVRRIQEEDSQGKAGIMMVPEGQTEDGVEIHFALNYLGHFLLTNLLLDTLKRSGRPGRCSRIINMSSATHYAGEMHMDDLNRRICYSSHSAYAQSKLALVLFTYHLQEQLTAGGFPVTVSAVDPGMVDTALYDNLWSIVQALKKPVAKILFRTPAEGASISVYAAAASEMEGVGGCYLYNGHRKQSSDTSYDSELQAKLWKKSCELVGLQKA; encoded by the exons atgtGGCTGCTGTCAGTGCTGCTGCCTCTTCTCAAGCTCTATTTCTGCGGAGTCAAAGTGCTTCTCTATCAGACCTTCAACAGAGCTTTCACGCTCCCAG TTTTACCCAGGCAGGATGGAAGAGTTGCCATGGTTACCGGGGGAACCAGAGGAATGGGTTATGAGACAGCCAAACACCTGGCGAAGCTCGGGATGCATGTTGTCATAG GGAACAAGAGAGAAGAAGGTGCAGCGGCCGTCCGGAGGATTCAGGAAGAAGACAGCCAGGGCAAAG CGGGAATCATGATGGTTCCTGAGGGGCAGACGGAGGATGGCGTTGAGATCCACTTTGCTTTGAACTACCTGGGTCACTTCCTGCTGACCAACCTGCTCCTGGACACGCTGAAGCGCTCGGGCCGGCCAGGCCGCTGCTCCCGGATCATCAACATGTCCTCGGCGACGCACTACGCAGGAGAGATGCACATGGACGACCTAAACAGACG GATCTGCTACAGTTCCCACAGCGCCTACGCCCAGAGCAAACTGGCTCTGGTGCTCTTCACCTACCACCTGCAGGAGCAGCTGACGGCCGGCGGCTTCCCGGTGACCGTTAGCGCTGTGGACCCCGGCATGGTGGACACGGCGCTCTACGACAACCTGTGGAGTATCGTGCAGGCGCTGAAGAAACCCGTGGCCAAGATCCTGTTCAGG ACTCCAGCCGAGGGAGCGTCCATATCGGTGTACGCTGCAGCTGCCTCTGAgatggagggggtggggggctgTTACCTGTACAACGGCCACAGGAAGCAGTCCTCGGACACTTCCTACGACTCAGAGCTGCAAGCCAAGCTGTGGAAGAAGAGCTGCGAGCTGGTGGGCCTTCAGAAGGCCTGA
- the dhrsx gene encoding dehydrogenase/reductase SDR family member on chromosome X isoform X2 → MWLLSVLLPLLKLYFCGVKVLLYQTFNRAFTLPVLPRQDGRVAMVTGGTRGMGYETAKHLAKLGMHVVIGNKREEGAAAVRRIQEEDSQGKVEFVFVDLTSLKSVRQFAQTFQNRGLPLHVLVNNAGIMMVPEGQTEDGVEIHFALNYLGHFLLTNLLLDTLKRSGRPGRCSRIINMSSATHYAGEMHMDDLNRRICYSSHSAYAQSKLALVLFTYHLQEQLTAGGFPVTVSAVDPGMVDTALYDNLWSIVQALKKPVAKILFRTPAEGASISVYAAAASEMEGVGGCYLYNGHRKQSSDTSYDSELQAKLWKKSCELVGLQKA, encoded by the exons atgtGGCTGCTGTCAGTGCTGCTGCCTCTTCTCAAGCTCTATTTCTGCGGAGTCAAAGTGCTTCTCTATCAGACCTTCAACAGAGCTTTCACGCTCCCAG TTTTACCCAGGCAGGATGGAAGAGTTGCCATGGTTACCGGGGGAACCAGAGGAATGGGTTATGAGACAGCCAAACACCTGGCGAAGCTCGGGATGCATGTTGTCATAG GGAACAAGAGAGAAGAAGGTGCAGCGGCCGTCCGGAGGATTCAGGAAGAAGACAGCCAGGGCAAAG TTGAGTTTGTCTTCGTGGACCTGACCTCTCTAAAATCAGTGCGACAGTTTGCTCAGACTTTCCAGAACCGAGGGCTCCCCCTCCATGTTCTGGTTAACAATG CGGGAATCATGATGGTTCCTGAGGGGCAGACGGAGGATGGCGTTGAGATCCACTTTGCTTTGAACTACCTGGGTCACTTCCTGCTGACCAACCTGCTCCTGGACACGCTGAAGCGCTCGGGCCGGCCAGGCCGCTGCTCCCGGATCATCAACATGTCCTCGGCGACGCACTACGCAGGAGAGATGCACATGGACGACCTAAACAGACG GATCTGCTACAGTTCCCACAGCGCCTACGCCCAGAGCAAACTGGCTCTGGTGCTCTTCACCTACCACCTGCAGGAGCAGCTGACGGCCGGCGGCTTCCCGGTGACCGTTAGCGCTGTGGACCCCGGCATGGTGGACACGGCGCTCTACGACAACCTGTGGAGTATCGTGCAGGCGCTGAAGAAACCCGTGGCCAAGATCCTGTTCAGG ACTCCAGCCGAGGGAGCGTCCATATCGGTGTACGCTGCAGCTGCCTCTGAgatggagggggtggggggctgTTACCTGTACAACGGCCACAGGAAGCAGTCCTCGGACACTTCCTACGACTCAGAGCTGCAAGCCAAGCTGTGGAAGAAGAGCTGCGAGCTGGTGGGCCTTCAGAAGGCCTGA
- the dhrsx gene encoding dehydrogenase/reductase SDR family member on chromosome X isoform X3, with translation MWLLSVLLPLLKLYFCGVKVLLYQTFNRAFTLPVLPRQDGRVAMVTGGTRGMGYETAKHLAKLGMHVVIAGNKREEGAAAVRRIQEEDSQGKAGIMMVPEGQTEDGVEIHFALNYLGHFLLTNLLLDTLKRSGRPGRCSRIINMSSATHYAGEMHMDDLNRRICYSSHSAYAQSKLALVLFTYHLQEQLTAGGFPVTVSAVDPGMVDTALYDNLWSIVQALKKPVAKILFRTPAEGASISVYAAAASEMEGVGGCYLYNGHRKQSSDTSYDSELQAKLWKKSCELVGLQKA, from the exons atgtGGCTGCTGTCAGTGCTGCTGCCTCTTCTCAAGCTCTATTTCTGCGGAGTCAAAGTGCTTCTCTATCAGACCTTCAACAGAGCTTTCACGCTCCCAG TTTTACCCAGGCAGGATGGAAGAGTTGCCATGGTTACCGGGGGAACCAGAGGAATGGGTTATGAGACAGCCAAACACCTGGCGAAGCTCGGGATGCATGTTGTCATAG CAGGGAACAAGAGAGAAGAAGGTGCAGCGGCCGTCCGGAGGATTCAGGAAGAAGACAGCCAGGGCAAAG CGGGAATCATGATGGTTCCTGAGGGGCAGACGGAGGATGGCGTTGAGATCCACTTTGCTTTGAACTACCTGGGTCACTTCCTGCTGACCAACCTGCTCCTGGACACGCTGAAGCGCTCGGGCCGGCCAGGCCGCTGCTCCCGGATCATCAACATGTCCTCGGCGACGCACTACGCAGGAGAGATGCACATGGACGACCTAAACAGACG GATCTGCTACAGTTCCCACAGCGCCTACGCCCAGAGCAAACTGGCTCTGGTGCTCTTCACCTACCACCTGCAGGAGCAGCTGACGGCCGGCGGCTTCCCGGTGACCGTTAGCGCTGTGGACCCCGGCATGGTGGACACGGCGCTCTACGACAACCTGTGGAGTATCGTGCAGGCGCTGAAGAAACCCGTGGCCAAGATCCTGTTCAGG ACTCCAGCCGAGGGAGCGTCCATATCGGTGTACGCTGCAGCTGCCTCTGAgatggagggggtggggggctgTTACCTGTACAACGGCCACAGGAAGCAGTCCTCGGACACTTCCTACGACTCAGAGCTGCAAGCCAAGCTGTGGAAGAAGAGCTGCGAGCTGGTGGGCCTTCAGAAGGCCTGA
- the dhrsx gene encoding dehydrogenase/reductase SDR family member on chromosome X isoform X1: MWLLSVLLPLLKLYFCGVKVLLYQTFNRAFTLPVLPRQDGRVAMVTGGTRGMGYETAKHLAKLGMHVVIAGNKREEGAAAVRRIQEEDSQGKVEFVFVDLTSLKSVRQFAQTFQNRGLPLHVLVNNAGIMMVPEGQTEDGVEIHFALNYLGHFLLTNLLLDTLKRSGRPGRCSRIINMSSATHYAGEMHMDDLNRRICYSSHSAYAQSKLALVLFTYHLQEQLTAGGFPVTVSAVDPGMVDTALYDNLWSIVQALKKPVAKILFRTPAEGASISVYAAAASEMEGVGGCYLYNGHRKQSSDTSYDSELQAKLWKKSCELVGLQKA; encoded by the exons atgtGGCTGCTGTCAGTGCTGCTGCCTCTTCTCAAGCTCTATTTCTGCGGAGTCAAAGTGCTTCTCTATCAGACCTTCAACAGAGCTTTCACGCTCCCAG TTTTACCCAGGCAGGATGGAAGAGTTGCCATGGTTACCGGGGGAACCAGAGGAATGGGTTATGAGACAGCCAAACACCTGGCGAAGCTCGGGATGCATGTTGTCATAG CAGGGAACAAGAGAGAAGAAGGTGCAGCGGCCGTCCGGAGGATTCAGGAAGAAGACAGCCAGGGCAAAG TTGAGTTTGTCTTCGTGGACCTGACCTCTCTAAAATCAGTGCGACAGTTTGCTCAGACTTTCCAGAACCGAGGGCTCCCCCTCCATGTTCTGGTTAACAATG CGGGAATCATGATGGTTCCTGAGGGGCAGACGGAGGATGGCGTTGAGATCCACTTTGCTTTGAACTACCTGGGTCACTTCCTGCTGACCAACCTGCTCCTGGACACGCTGAAGCGCTCGGGCCGGCCAGGCCGCTGCTCCCGGATCATCAACATGTCCTCGGCGACGCACTACGCAGGAGAGATGCACATGGACGACCTAAACAGACG GATCTGCTACAGTTCCCACAGCGCCTACGCCCAGAGCAAACTGGCTCTGGTGCTCTTCACCTACCACCTGCAGGAGCAGCTGACGGCCGGCGGCTTCCCGGTGACCGTTAGCGCTGTGGACCCCGGCATGGTGGACACGGCGCTCTACGACAACCTGTGGAGTATCGTGCAGGCGCTGAAGAAACCCGTGGCCAAGATCCTGTTCAGG ACTCCAGCCGAGGGAGCGTCCATATCGGTGTACGCTGCAGCTGCCTCTGAgatggagggggtggggggctgTTACCTGTACAACGGCCACAGGAAGCAGTCCTCGGACACTTCCTACGACTCAGAGCTGCAAGCCAAGCTGTGGAAGAAGAGCTGCGAGCTGGTGGGCCTTCAGAAGGCCTGA